A region of Micromonas commoda chromosome 4, complete sequence DNA encodes the following proteins:
- the ASN3 gene encoding asparagine synthase (bacterial in origin judging by the BLAST hits.) — MTLHVLGPDESIAVAPGGRVRIVAPDHASTSGGDGGRDAADRIERLHGYVVRGEVTAAPALIARGLVEGTTWEELHADLASLGDDDDDGDGDDGDADLSSAARWLLRRPSHGGCFIAAVLDARGTFRLRTDTLGRCPVLMRDFGGGVWILGSTPGGDVPHVRDGWRCHHPRHVLAVDPIAGDLDPTCTVRGDPTRRLPLIPPNVEPCTSGTDALLAFRGPAFEPDADGAPTMETIDPANLDEGVLTAGDDPDWDDGMDAAADRLARGLVAAVHHVATHHRCTRTRPLGVLFSGGVDSTALLAVAVRIGIPVVAATAGWTGEGTKEPLDISPARAAALKLGARFELEEVSQISEVIDALRALHRVVHGMDVVKAGVALPVYFAARALARTGCAAALAGGGSEEVMCGYARHSARPRDAQNLGLSGLRSLHHRDLQRDSAATTIFGVPAYQPFLSGLVAEFAQNLPTRLKLKPGDVEKRVLRVALEGPLLSVPRSLTRRPKLAAQYGSRFNVALQKLGKVLGLGARGVSSDAVAACETLPRDFSFERRPDGGMVHGVAIVPPPPPAAWALLYTSGHNSAATYHTSVLQRRRCCCVVPFAIETDETDAIETAETDEDVAFLRRCAARFASAVGLPLWEPGVPRYTRRVARHAGVDSGVESGDADSIYEPPASVVTDFAAALHRLREEYPALEGLIVGHVHDMHALLAAEEACDSAGLRCIAPGWGQPQSGEILLKCRGGATEMLVIKGARRGEVIADPKALKALVADNGGYLGVDGDARGGPVDMIPARAEFYLPDQTVKLDELLL; from the coding sequence ATGACGCTCCACGTGCTCGGTCCGGACGAGTccatcgcggtcgcgcccggcgggcgcgtccgcatcgtcgcgcccgaccaCGCGTCAacgtccggcggcgacggcggtcgcgacgccgccgaccgcaTCGAGCGCCTGCACGGGtacgtcgtgcgcggcgaggtcaccgccgcgcccgctctcatcgcgcgcgggctcgtcgagggGACCACCTGGGAGGAACTCCACGCGGatctcgcgtcgctcggggacgacgacgacgacggcgacggcgacgacggcgacgcggacctttcgagcgcggcgcgatggctGCTCCGCCGACCGTCGCACGGCGGCtgcttcatcgccgccgtcctggacgcgcgcggcacgTTCCGGCTGCGAACCGACACCCTCGGGCGATGCCCGGTGCTCATGCGCGACTTTGGAGGGGGCGTGTGGATCCTCGGTTCGaccccgggcggcgacgtaccgCACGTCAGGGACGGCTGGCGGTGCCATCATCCCCgacacgtcctcgccgtcgatccaatcgccggcgacctcgacCCGACGTGcaccgtccgcggcgaccccaCGCGCCGCCTGCCGCTCATACCCCCGAACGTAGAACCCTGCACGAGCGGCACGGACGCGTTGCTCGCGTTTCGCGGTCCCGCGTTCGAACCCGACGCGGATggagcgccgacgatggaGACGATCGATCCCGCCAATCTCGATGAGGGCGTCCTCACGGCGGGGGACGACCCGGATTGGGACGACGGGATGGACGCTGCGGCCGATCGTCTCGCGCGGggtctcgtcgccgcggtgcaccacgtcgcgacgcaccaCCGgtgcacgcgcacgcgcccgctCGGGGTGCTgttcagcggcggcgtggactcGACGGCGCTCCTAGCCGTAGCGGTGAGGATCGGGAtacccgtcgtcgccgccacaGCGGGTTGGACGGGCGAAGGAACGAAGGAACCCCTGGACATATCcccggctcgcgccgccgcgttaaagctcggcgcgaggtttgagctcgaggaggtgaGTCAAATAAGCGAGGTGATCGACGCGTTGCGTGCGCTGCATCGCGTGGTGCACGGCATGGACGTGGTCAAGGCTGGCGTGGCGCTGCCCGTGTATttcgcggctcgagcgttGGCGAGGACcgggtgcgcggcggcgctggcgggcggcgggagcgaggAGGTGATGTGCGGGTACGCGCGTCacagcgcgcggccgcgggacGCGCAGAACCTGGGCCTGTCCGGGCTGAGGTCGCTGCACCACAGGGATCTGCAGAGggactccgccgcgacgacgattttCGGGGTGCCCGCGTACCAGCCGTTTCTCAGCGGCTTGGTCGCCGAGTTTGCGCAAAACCTGCCCACGCGGCTCAAGCTCAAACCCGGTGACGTGGAGAAGCGGGTGCTGCGCGTGGCGCTGGAGGGACCGCTCCTAAGCGTCCCGCGGTCGTTGACGCGCAGGCCGAAGCTGGCGGCGCAGTACGGGAGCAGGTTCAACGTGGCGCTGCAAAAGTTGGGTAAAGTGCTGGGATTGGGCGCCCGGGGGGTTtcgtccgacgccgtcgccgcgtgcgagaCGTTACCGCGCGATTTCTCGTTCGAGCGGCGCCCGGACGGGGGGATggtgcacggcgtcgccatcgtcccgccgcccccgccggctgCGTGGGCCTTGCTGTACACCTCCGGGCAcaacagcgcggcgacgtatcACACGTCCGTGTTGCAGCGCAGGCGATGCTGCTGCGTCGTGCCCTTTGCGATTGAAACGGATGAAACCGATGCGATTGAAACGGCTGAaacggacgaggacgtcgctttcctgcggcgatgcgcggcgcggttcgcgtccgccgtggGGCTTCCGCTGTGGGAACCCGGGGTGCCGAGGTACACGCGAAGGGTCGCGAGGCACGCGGGGGTTGACTCTGGGGTTGAGAGCGGAGACGCGGATTCCATCTACGAGCCGCCGGCTTCGGTGGTGACGGATTttgccgcggcgctgcatCGCCTCAGGGAGGAATACCCGGCGCTGGAGGGCCTCATCGTCGGTCACGTTCACGACATgcacgcgctcctcgcggcggaggaggcgtgcGACAGCGCCGGGCTCCGTTGCATCGCGCCCGGATGGGGCCAGCCGCAGAGCGGGGAGATACTGCTCAAGTGCAGGGGCGGCGCAACCGAGATGCTGGTAATCAAaggggcgaggcgcggggaggTCATCGCGGACCccaaggcgctcaaggcgctcgtggcggacaACGGGGGGTAcctgggcgtcgacggggacgcgaggggcgggccCGTGGACATGAtaccggcgcgggcggagtTTTACCTCCCAGACCAGACGGTCAAACTGGACGAACTGCTGCTTTAG
- a CDS encoding predicted protein produces METFGDDVHAQHRILRLDPPRADVHYVSAGDDTAPAVLMLHGFPDNHATWRGQIPALVRAGFRVIAPDLRGYGRSGKPAGVDAYGPAPVTDDLAALLDHERVDSARAVVGHDWGAAVAYAFAARHPTKLQKLSILNGVHPAVFLDFVLSNPTQFLKSYYIGFFQLPALPEFVLSLADFAMLRLVFAIDPAKPLARSDVDTLVEACSTPGAMHAALNYYRAAGPAHSLWSDVGKCPVPVQVQWGARDRYLEEKIAIPPADVAPLAKKSVVSHPDATHWVQWDEPDAVSDALIEFLNEK; encoded by the coding sequence ATGGAAACTTTCGGTGACGACGTGCACGCGCAGCATCGGATCCTCAGGCtcgaccccccgcgcgctgaCGTCCACTACGTCTCCGCTGGCGACGacaccgcccccgcggtgtTGATGCTCCACGGTTTCCCGGATAATCACGCCACGTGGAGGGGGCAGATTCCAGCCCTCGTGCGGGCTGGCTTTCGCGTCATTGCCCCCGATCTGCGGGGCTACGGTCGGTCAGGTAagcccgcgggcgtcgatgcgtacggccccgcgcccgtcaccgacgacctcgccgcactcctcgaccatgaacgcgtcgacagcgcccgcgccgtcgtcggtcacgattggggcgcggcggtggcctaCGCCTTCGCGGCCAGGCATCCGACAAAACTCCAAAAACTGTCCATCCTCAACGGCGTCCACCCCGCCGTGTTCCTCGACTTCGTGCTATCCAACCCGACGCAGTTCCTCAAGTCGTACTACATCGGCTTCTTCCAGCTGCCGGCGTTGCCCGAGTTTGTCCTGTCCCTGGCGGACTTTGCGATGCTCAGACTCGTGTTTGCGATCGACCCGGCGAagccgctcgcgaggagcgaCGTCGATACACTAGTCGAGGCGTGTTCCACCCCCGGCGCGAtgcacgccgcgctcaactactaccgcgccgcgggacccgcgcaCAGCCTGTGGAGCGACGTGGGTAAGTGCCCGGTGCCGGTGCAGGTGCAgtggggcgcgagggatCGGTACCTGGAGGAGAAGATCGCGATCCCGCCGGCGGACGTGGCTCCGCTCGCGAAAAAGTCCGTGGTGTCACATCCGGACGCGACGCACTGGGTGCAATGGgacgaacccgacgccgtctccgACGCGCTCATAGAGTTTCTCAACGAGAAGTGA
- a CDS encoding predicted protein yields the protein FWKPELFFSELEGVLATRVGYTGGDSPAPTYDSVCDGDGHTEAIRVVFDPTVLPYDTLLAHFFDVSGTRAFKARPKAQYKSAVWVVDETQRAAVEASIARLSAAIGDDGAVVTEVLDFKSWADAEERHQNYMRK from the coding sequence TTCTGGAAGCCGGAGCTCTTCTTCAGCGAGCTCGAAGGTGTCCTGGCGACCAGGGTGGGATACACGGGCGGGgactcccccgcgcccacgtACGACAGCGTGtgtgacggcgacggccacaCCGAGGCGATccgcgtcgtcttcgacCCGACCGTCCTCCCCTACGACACCCTCCTGGCGCACTTCTTCGACGTCTCGGGTACCCGGGCGTTCAAGGCGAGACCAAAGGCCCAATACAAGTCCGCCGTGTGGGTCGTGGACGAGacccagcgcgccgcggtggaggcctccatcgcgcgactctccgccgccatcggcgacgacggcgcggtcgtcacGGAGGTCCTCGACTTTAAGTCCTGGGCCGACGCGGAAGAGAGGCACCAGAACTACATGCGCAAG
- the FUM-1 gene encoding putative fumarate hydratase class1-malate <=> fumarate + H(2)O (fumarate hydratase is an enzyme involved in the Tricarboxylic that catalyzes the hydration (addition of H2O across a double bond) of Fumarate to L-malate), protein MAGLVRSALRRGLASSGAWGPARAFSTRASVVLADTPFHYQDLFEPGSPKDVPWRKITSEHVSVVEAAGRKVLKVEPEAIRLLAQEAMTDIAHLLRPGHLQQLANILKDPEASDNDRFVALELLKNANVAAGMVLPGCQDTGTAIIMGKRGQNVWTDGNDEEMISKGVYDTYVKRNLRYSQVAPQTMFDEKNTGSNLPAQIDLYAKDGDEYHFHFMAKGGGSANKTFLYQETKALLNPERMVQFLEEKIKTLGTAACPPYHLAFVVGGLSAEQNLKTVKMASARYYDDLHTSGNAHGRAFRDLEMEAQIHELTRRMGIGAQFGGKYFCHDVRVVRLPRHGASCPVGLGVSCSADRQALGKITSQGVFVEALETDPSRFLPDVTDDHLDPSGPVVDVDLTRPMSEIRERLSACSVSTRLRLTGPLIVARDIAHAKIKERLDAGEEMPAYMKDHAVYYAGPAKTPDGMASGSFGPTTAGRMDSYVDAFQAAGGSMVMLAKGNRSAQVTRACKKHGGFYLGSIGGPAAILAQNNIKKVDVLEFPELGMEAIWKIEVEDFPAFVIVDDKGNDFFKKWQT, encoded by the coding sequence ATGGCGGGTTTGGTTCGCTCCGcgctccggcgcgggctcgcatcgagcggcgcgtggggaccggcgcgcgcgttcagcacgcgcgcgtccgtcgttcTCGCCGACACGCCCTTCCATTACCAGGACCTTTTCGAACCCGGATCGCCAAAAGACGTCCCGTGGAGGAAGATCACCTCCGAGCACGTCAGCGTGGTGGAGGCTGCCGGGCGCAAGGTCCTCAAGGTTGAGCCCGAGGCGATCCGCTTACTCGCGCAAGAGGCGATGACCGACATCGCGCACCTGTTGAGGCCCGGGCACCTGCAGCAGCTCGCCAACATCCTCAAAGATCCCGAGGCTTCCGACAACGATcgcttcgtcgcgctcgagctcctcaagAACGCtaacgtcgccgcggggatggTCCTGCCGGGATGCCAGGACACCGGCACCGCCATCATCATGGGCAAACGCGGGCAAAACGTCTGGACCGACGGcaacgacgaggagatgATCAGCAAGGGAGTCTACGATACCTACGTGAAGCGAAACCTGAGGTACTCGCAGGTGGCGCCCCAGACGATGTTCGACGAGAAAAACACGGGTTCCAACCTCCCCGCGCAGATCGACCTCTACGCCAAGGACGGAGACGAGTACCACTTCCACTTCATGGccaagggcggcggcagcgccaACAAGACGTTCCTGTACCAGGAGACCAAGGCGCTCCTCAACCCCGAGCGCATGGTCCAGTTTCTGGAGGAGAAAATCAAGACGCTGGGAACCGCGGCGTGCCCGCCGTACCAtctcgcgttcgtcgtcggcggcttaTCCGCGGAGCAGAACCTGAAGACGGTCAagatggcgagcgcgaggtacTACGATGACCTGCACACGAGCGGCAACGCGCACGGCAGGGCGTTCAGGGATCTGGAGATGGAGGCGCAGATCCACGAACTCACCCGGCGAATGGGCATCGGCGCGCAGTTCGGGGGCAAGTACTTTTgccacgacgtccgcgtcgttcgactCCCCCGGCACGGCGCGTCCTGTCCGGTGGGCCTCGGCGTGTCCTGCAGCGCGGACCGGCAGGCGCTGGGTAAGATCACGTCACAGGGCGTcttcgtcgaggcgctggagacggACCCCTCAAGATTTCTCCCAGACGTCACAGACGACCACCTGGACCCGAGCGGCcccgtcgtggacgtcgactTGACGCGACCGATGTCGGAGattcgcgagcgcctctcCGCGTGCTCCGTCAGCACCAGGCTCAGGCTCACCGGGccgctcatcgtcgccagGGACATCGCGCACGCCAAGATCAAGGAACGGttggacgccggcgaggagatgCCGGCGTACATGAAAGACCACGCGGTGTATTACGCCGGACCGGCGAAAACCCCGGACGGGATGGCGAGCGGATCGTTCGGGCCGACCACGGCCGGGAGGATGGACTCGTACGTGGACGCGTTCCAGGCCGCGGGCGGGAGCATGGTGATGCTCGCCAAGGGCAACAGGAGCGCGCaggtgacgcgcgcgtgcaaGAAGCACGGCGGGTTTTACCTCGGGTCCATCGGCGGTCCCGCCGCGATTTTAGCGCAGAACAACATCAAGAAGGTGGACGTGCTGGAGTTCCCGGAGCTGGGGATGGAGGCCATCTGGAAGATCGAGGTTGAGGATTTCCCCGCGTTCGTCATCGTGGACGACAAGGGCAACGACTTCTTCAAGAAGTGGCAGACCTGA
- a CDS encoding predicted protein yields SLLSPQGAPLDEADHCGDPPMLLAAGNGHTACCELLINEGADIQQCGIMKDTPLSRAAHNGHFQTCKFLLEQGAEVDAMDLGDNTPLHWASMRGHVEIVNLLLLHGAD; encoded by the coding sequence TCGCTTTTGTCTCCGCAGGGCGCTCCCCTCGACGAGGCTGACCACTGTGGCGACCCCCCCatgctcctcgccgccggcaacGGCCACACCGCCTGCTGCGAGCTCCTCATCAACGAAGGCGCGGACATCCAGCAGTGCGGCATCATGAAGGACACCCCGCTGTCCAGGGCTGCGCACAACGGGCACTTCCAGACCTGCAAGTTTCTCCTTGAGcagggcgccgaggtggacgcgatggaTCTCGGCGATAACACGCCGCTGCACTGGGCGTCCATGCGCGGCCACGTGGAGATCGTCaacctgctgctgctgcacgGCGCGGAC
- a CDS encoding predicted protein: MKDQHARGARGAGARAGFDDILPGAFEATSPRFTSAEGRKLTSLRHDERSQILEGAQRPNLGIRGGASSQSRIPLGRVAEGARARRQLRTRRFHAFRARLGGKSAVGVGTRPGDPTVRTPLPRGSRCPADKFGKNSTHGAQSSRWRESVPMNLSALPAPLRTLVDAPQDWMEDGQEVNGELTLRSDGTTLGPGRKKGTWSPMEDASTIIVEATIGGVEHTIRYDVPTEKGGFITGIVLEPAREPKSRCRAQKEYVPPERGANGAGGTSDGDPEVTVGIYQPPNKDLAAKRMRAKQAFDHVTGDQLPLNMGFDRTSRVFGSGITFYWILLRDYAVCMLCFTLASFWYYHMIRTANEENKTTTERLPGLSRVSLGALLMWGSQQAQVGRKFDDEDRDGMLAIAALDTLMMFALSALALYHFFRKRRARDEADLHAITMDDYSIVLEDLPEDVTEDRLREHFEKFGVVNEIVMGYDLREMMALRRKLLEQEGNHEMLEYMLKRANEMLGIESDYHKERWVKVFEHKAGEGVTLDLGPNAINDMFERTKIWRFDFAGQPRAYYARHGAITNDFDAYANMLKTWSTRDNVPVEDFDVYGSEEDLKNSRNPWVEHNADASGVGFPRDSGASGREVGMWACLPDSPEYGAHNRGDTSFAFYLPSSPVLFGEPEKYKPPPPKYSLTAFASAVTPTKSMFYSNGTFSARSPEVMKALFRTRAQRKEDAASRIQRNYRAYLRRRVAAEEEAKKQFEAKKLSMSQRAASMAKRAKDAAKTTAVSAVKNTAGKAAGKVADRASAAKVGVLKRFRPDDFNPDKLRERIAKSVADIKETKAIIEERVREGYKVVKAWVVFEDEQSRFDCMELVVKSEAEAKSKKHAVEEDDVCVFEGRRIDPNSARAPSDTMWENLGYSKKYAGLRTCRSLIVLFAYLVFNVLTVAFVQSQLRNLPPEAICEEIENGLVDNLHCSKIWNVESTDPVVRDLARRGLQSMQKPLVSYNQCDDYMDFKLFTGNATAYYGYYSGSHPLAPTPRALEAAIAKQEKNKFNSDPTGFDNTTIVDECAAAVCMTCYCSEHSEEAGNESFCRKYSMDNRVRAILGAFATIIAAVLNILVKTLSIFLSEKEHHHSYTDFEKSVTWKIVTVMLLIMVLLPLFMAANIPDISSLGFLFNGEHKDFSPWWYSEFATKFQQVAFINAFSLPFSMASKVIVFELKRRLLAGTASTQRQLDELYKPPPYLMSERYGMFVSAVLYTLLFSAGMPLLYFIMILMCGMLTVIDRVVLLRFCARPPRYTGKLAAMLIHTVPVGIIVHLLVAVYMYGERDLPSYTHMGGETGKWGPNGDDGSGVKVTDHQFDVRERIARLNGFIPFVGFIVCGTSFVIAYAALFYAKLKQKGEGDDNIDEDLPPITQVKKAKQLTGLKTYSITAHPEYQTLFPPGNLVSKGL; encoded by the exons ATGAAGGACCAGCacgctcgtggcgctcgcggggcgGGAGCGCGTGCAGGGTTTGATGATATCCTCCCAGGAGCGTTCGaggcgacgtcaccgcggttCAC GAGCGCTGAGGGGAG AAAACTAACAAGTTTGAGACACGACGAGAGATCCCAAATTTTGGAGGGCGCCCAGCGGCCGAATCTTGGAATACGTGGTGGTGCTTCGTCGCAATCGAGAATTCCACTTGGCAGAGTTGCCGAGGGTGCCCGGGCCCGAAGGCAGTTGCGCACGCGCCGCTTCCACGCCTTCcgggcgcgcctcggcggaaAATctgccgtcggcgtcggcactAGGCCCGGCGACCCGACGGTCCGAACCCCTCTGCCAAGGGGGTCGCGGTGCCCGGCTGACAAATTTGGAAAGAATTCGACACACGGAGCCCAATCCAGTAGGTGGCGAGAGTCGGTGCCTATGAACCTCTcggcgctccccgcgccgctgcGCACGCTCGTGGACGCCCCCCAGGACTGGATGGAGGACGGCCAGGAGGTGAACGGCGAGCTCACCCTGCGCTCCGACGGCACCACCCTCGGGCCCGGGCGCAAGAAGGGCACGTGGAGCCCGATggaggacgcgtccaccATCATCGTCGAGGCGACGATTGGCGGTGTCGAACATACCATCCGCTACGACGTGCCGACCGAGAAGGGCGGTTTCATCACGGGCATCGTgctcgagcccgcgcgcgagcccaAGTCGAGATGCCGCGCGCAGAAAGAGTACGTCCCTCCGGAGCGTGGGgccaacggcgcgggcggaacCTCCGACGGGGACCCCGAGGTCACGGTCGGTATTTACCAGCCCCCAAAcaaggacctcgccgcgaagcgcaTGCGCGCGAAGCAGGCGTTCGaccacgtcaccggcgaTCAGCTGCCGCTGAACATGGGCTTCGATCGCACCTCCAGGGTGTTCGGCAGCGGCATCACCTTCTACTGGATCCTTCTCAGGGACTACGCCGTCTGCATGCTCTGCTTCACTTTGGCTTCGTTTTGGTACTACCACATGATTCGCACCGCAAACGAGGAGAACAAGACCACCACCGAACGGCTCCCCGGGCTCTCTCGCgtctccctcggcgcgctgctcATGTGGGGCAGCCAGCAGGCGCAGGTTGGACGCaagttcgacgacgaggaccgcgacggcatGCTCGCGATTGCCGCGCTGGACACGCTCATGATGTTCGCGCtgtcggcgctggcgctctACCACTTCTTTCGCaagagacgcgcgagggacgaggcTGACTTACACGCCATCACCATGGACGACTACAGCATCGTGCTCGAGGACCTCCCCGAAGACGTCACCGAGGATAGGCTTCGGGAACACTTCGAGAAGTTTGGCGTCGTCAACGAGATCGTGATGGGGTACGATTTGCGCGAGATGATGGCGCTTCGCCGGAAGCTTCTGGAGCAGGAAGGCAACCACGAGATGCTGGAGTACATGCTGAAGCGCGCGAACGAGATGCTCGGCATCGAGTCCGACTACCACAAGGAACGGTGGGTCAAGGTGTTCGAGCACAaggccggcgagggcgtgacGCTCGACTTGGGGCCCAACGCGATCAACGACATGTTCGAGAGGACAAAAATTTGGAGGTTCGACTTTGCCGGTCAACCCCGGGCGTACTACGCCAGGCACGGCGCAATCACCAACGACttcgacgcgtacgccaACATGCTGAAGACTTGGTCGACGCGCGATAACGTCCCGGTCGAGGATTTTGACGTCTACGGATCCGAGGAGGATCTCAAGAACTCGCGCAATCCGTGGGTTGAACacaacgcggacgcgtcaGGCGTCGGTTTTCCGCGCGATTCGGGGGCGTCCGGGCGCGAGGTTGGGATGTGGGCGTGCCTCCCCGACTCCCCCGAGTACGGAGCCCACAATCGCGGGGACACGAGCTTCGCGTTTTACctgccctcgtcgcccgtgCTCTTCGGGGAGCCGGAAAAGTAtaagccgccgccgcccaagtACTCCCTCACCGCCTTCGCATCCGCCGTGACGCCCACGAAGAGCATGTTCTACAGCAACGGCACGTTCAGCGCGCGTTCCCCCGAGGTCATGAAGGCGCTCTTTAGGACGAGGGCGCAGAGAAAAGAGGatgcggcgtcgcgcatccAGCGCAACTACCGGGCGTACTTACGTCGCAGAGtagccgcggaggaggaggccaagaaaCAGTTCGAAGCGAAGAAGCTCTCGATgtcgcagcgcgcggcgtcgatggcgaagcgcgcgaaggacgccgcgaagacgacggcggtgagcgcggtgaaGAACACGGCGGGCAAGGCGGCGGGCAAAGTCGCGGACAGAGCCAGCGCGGCTAAGGTTGGCGTCCTCAAAAGATTCCGACCGGACGATTTCAACCCCGATAAGCTCCGCGAAAGGATCGCAAAGTCCGTGGCCGACATCAAGGAGACCAAGGCGATcatcgaggagcgcgtcagGGAGGGGTACAAGGTGGTCAAGGCGTGGGTCGTTTTCGAGGATGAGCAGAGCAGGTTCGATTGCATGGAGCTCGTGGTGAagagcgaggcggaggccaagTCGAAGAAACACGCCGTGGAAGAGGACGACGTGTGCGTGTTTGAGGGTCGACGCATCGACCCCaactcggcgcgcgcgccgtccgacACCATGTGGGAGAACCTGGGGTACTCCAAGAAGTACGCGGGGCTCAGAACCTGCCGGTCCCTGATCGTGTTATTCGCCTACCTCGTTTTCAACGTGCTCACGGTGGCGTTTGTGCAGTCGCAGCTGAGGAACCTTCCGCCGGAGGCCATCtgcgaggagatcgagaaCGGTCTCGTGGACAACCTGCACTGCTCCAAGATCTGGAACGTCGAGAGCACCGACCCGGTGGTCAGGGATCTCGCCAGGCGGGGCCTCCAGTCGATGCAGAAACCTTTGGTGTCGTACAACCAGTGCGACGATTACATGGACTTCAAGCTCTTCACCGGTAACGCAACCGCTTACTACGGGTACTATAGCGGATCACACCCGCTCGCCCCCACCCCCCGGGCGTTGGAGGCTGCGATCGCCAAGCAGGAGAAGAACAAATTCAATTCCGATCCCACCGGTTTCGACAACACGACGATCGTCGACGaatgcgccgccgcggtttgCATGACGTGCTACTGCTCCGAGCACAGCGAAGAGGCGGGGAATGAAAGTTTCTGCCGAAAGTACAGCATGGATAACAGGGTACGTGCGAtactcggcgcgttcgcgacgatcatcgcggcggtgctcaaCATCCTGGTCAAGACTCTCTCCATCTTCCTCTCGGAGAAGGAGCACCACCACAGCTACACCGATTTTGAGAAGAGCGTCACCTGGAAAATTGTCACCGTCATGCTGCTGATCATGGTGTTGCTGCCCCTTTTCATGGCTGCGAATATACCCGACATCTCATCACTCGGGTTTTTGTTCAACGGCGAACACAAGGATTTCTCCCCGTGGTGGTACAGCGAGTTCGCGACCAAGTTTCAGCAAGTCGCGTTCATCAACGCGTTTTCCTTGCCGTTTTCCATGGCGAGCAAGGTCATCGTCTTTGAGCTCAAGCGCCGGTTGCTGGCGggcaccgcgtcgacccAGAGGCAGCTCGACGAGCTGTACAAGCCCCCTCCGTACCTCATGTCCGAGCGGTACGGCATGTTCGTGTCCGCCGTGCTGTACACCCTGCTGTTCTCCGCGGGCATGCCCCTGCTTTACTTCATCATGATCCTCATGTGCGGCATGCTCACCGTGATCGACAGGGTCGTGTTGCTGCGGTTCtgcgcgaggccgccgaggtacaccggcaagctcgccgcgatgctcaTTCACACCGTCCCGGTGGGCATCATCGTCCacctgctcgtcgccgtgtaCATGTACGGAGAGCGGGATCTGCCCTCGTACACTCACATGGGCGGCGAGACTGGCAAGTGGGGCcccaacggcgacgacggctccggAGTCAAGGTGACCGACCACCAGTTCGACGTGAGGGAACGAATCGCGCGGCTCAACGGATTCATCCCGTTCGTGGGGTTCATCGTGTGCGGGACGAGCTTCGTgatcgcgtacgccgcgttGTTTTACGCCAAGCTTAAGCagaagggcgagggcgacgacaaCATCGACGAGGATCTGCCGCCGATCACTCAGGTTAAAAAGGCGAAGCAGCTGACGGGTCTGAAGACGTACTCGATCACGGCGCACCCGGAGTATCAGACGCTGTTCCCCCCGGGGAACTTGGTGAGCAAAGGGCTCTGA